One segment of Prionailurus bengalensis isolate Pbe53 chromosome D4, Fcat_Pben_1.1_paternal_pri, whole genome shotgun sequence DNA contains the following:
- the LOC122474549 gene encoding orexigenic neuropeptide QRFP, with amino-acid sequence MISPYCLLLLPLGACFPLLGTEEAAAGGVRGEMGWAHLPGGHRVSLPRGSPRRPRAPHPLGPLVTAKELQTSGRQRAGFRVRFGRRDDGSEATGFLLADGDKASGPLGTLAEELSGYSRKKGGFSFRFGRR; translated from the coding sequence ATGATAAGCCCTTACTGCCTGCTCCTCCTGCCGCTGGGCGCCTGCTTTCCTCTGCTGGGCACAGAAGAGGCCGCCGCGGGTGGCGTCAGAGGCGAAATGGGCTGGGCCCACCTGCCCGGGGGACACCGAGTCTCCCTCCCACGGGGCTCCCCCCGGCGGCCGAGAGCTCCGCACCCACTGGGCCCGCTTGTCACGGCCAAGGAGCTGCAGACGTCCGGCAGGCAGCGTGCTGGCTTCAGGGTCCGGTTTGGGAGGCGGGATGACGGCAGCGAGGCGACCGGCTTCCTCCTGGCGGATGGCGACAAGGCTAGCGGCCCGCTGGGGACCCTGGCTGAGGAGCTCAGCGGTTACAGCAGGAAGAAAGGCGGCTTCAGCTTCCGCTTTGGCCGGCGGTGA